The following coding sequences lie in one Cyanobacterium sp. Dongsha4 genomic window:
- a CDS encoding DM13 domain-containing protein produces MKRTAIIVFSVVPAIVAVMLPDVCAMIKPTQPLSGQIETSGQLIGMKMPMFVSGEHPTSGSVSVVKEGENEYIEFGEDFKTDSGPDLFVILHKNKDVIGTTKAPTHSIKEGDYVTLEPLKKVKGKQRYKIPSEINLENYKSVAIWCRQFNATFGAATLP; encoded by the coding sequence ATGAAACGTACTGCGATTATTGTCTTTTCAGTTGTTCCTGCAATTGTGGCGGTGATGTTGCCAGATGTTTGTGCCATGATTAAACCAACACAACCATTATCGGGTCAAATTGAGACTTCTGGGCAATTAATAGGGATGAAAATGCCAATGTTTGTTTCTGGAGAACATCCCACCAGTGGTAGTGTATCTGTTGTAAAAGAAGGAGAAAACGAATATATTGAATTTGGAGAAGATTTTAAAACCGATTCAGGACCCGATCTTTTCGTCATTTTACACAAGAATAAAGATGTAATCGGTACAACCAAGGCACCAACACACAGTATTAAAGAAGGTGATTATGTTACTTTAGAACCTCTCAAAAAAGTTAAAGGTAAACAACGTTATAAAATTCCTTCTGAGATAAATTTAGAAAATTATAAATCCGTAGCCATTTGGTGTCGTCAATTCAATGCAACCTTTGGGGCGGCTACACTTCCTTAA
- a CDS encoding phasin family protein, which translates to MENNDWLKQILMIGVGTTSLAAEKIKEVSEQWVKEGKINPDQAKNMVDDIMKQIQSDQGNLQAQMERQIRNVLQDLGVSRQSEVDELRGRIDRLERQVRELENKLWR; encoded by the coding sequence ATGGAAAATAACGATTGGTTAAAACAAATATTAATGATAGGTGTTGGTACTACATCCCTAGCCGCTGAAAAAATTAAAGAAGTAAGCGAACAATGGGTTAAAGAAGGAAAAATCAACCCTGATCAAGCAAAAAACATGGTTGATGATATTATGAAACAAATTCAGTCAGATCAAGGCAACTTACAAGCCCAAATGGAAAGACAAATTCGCAATGTTTTACAGGATTTAGGAGTATCTCGTCAGTCGGAAGTAGATGAATTAAGGGGAAGAATCGATCGCCTTGAGCGTCAAGTTAGAGAGTTAGAGAATAAGTTATGGCGTTAG
- a CDS encoding ABC transporter ATP-binding protein: MIATANLSDNNDTQNLAVVETYKLSKVYVTGFWMNKKVPSLNDCTLKVYKGETFGLLGPNGAGKTTLLKTLLGIIRPTSGKALLLGKPLGDRQVKQRLGYLPENAYYYDFLTAWEFLSFIADLFKIPKSQQKQKILQLLDLVGLAKQTAQKKQLRQYSKGMMQRVGMAQALINDPEIVFFDEPMSGLDPLGRYQVRQIILSLKEQGKTIFFNSHVLSDVEKICDRIAILARGELLKVGSLDEILGTKKSYHVVLKQGENNIDWNQWLTHIKQENNFISGELTGNQQEFIHYVKSISAELISMNLSRDSLEEYFIRILEEKGITSSQ, translated from the coding sequence ATGATTGCTACTGCAAACCTATCGGACAATAATGACACACAAAACCTTGCTGTGGTTGAAACCTATAAGTTAAGCAAGGTATATGTAACAGGTTTTTGGATGAATAAAAAAGTACCTTCTCTCAATGATTGTACTCTCAAGGTTTATAAGGGAGAAACCTTTGGTTTATTAGGTCCTAATGGTGCGGGAAAGACGACTCTTTTAAAAACTCTTTTAGGGATTATTAGACCAACTTCTGGTAAAGCATTATTATTAGGTAAACCCCTTGGAGATAGACAGGTAAAGCAAAGATTAGGTTATCTCCCAGAAAATGCTTACTATTATGATTTTCTGACTGCGTGGGAATTTCTTAGTTTTATCGCCGATTTATTTAAAATTCCTAAATCACAACAAAAGCAGAAAATTTTACAATTATTGGATTTGGTAGGATTAGCCAAACAAACAGCCCAGAAAAAACAATTAAGACAGTATTCTAAAGGAATGATGCAAAGGGTAGGTATGGCTCAAGCCTTAATTAATGATCCTGAAATAGTCTTTTTTGATGAGCCAATGTCTGGTTTAGATCCTTTAGGACGTTATCAGGTTAGGCAAATTATACTCTCTTTAAAAGAACAGGGTAAAACTATTTTTTTCAATTCCCATGTTTTATCTGATGTGGAAAAAATATGCGATCGCATCGCCATCTTAGCAAGAGGGGAATTACTGAAAGTAGGTTCTTTAGACGAAATTTTAGGCACGAAAAAAAGCTATCATGTTGTCCTTAAACAAGGAGAAAATAACATCGACTGGAATCAATGGCTAACCCACATCAAACAGGAAAATAATTTTATATCGGGAGAATTAACAGGTAATCAACAAGAATTTATCCATTATGTTAAAAGTATTTCCGCCGAGTTAATATCCATGAATCTAAGCCGTGACTCCTTGGAAGAATATTTTATTCGTATCTTAGAAGAAAAAGGAATTACCTCTAGTCAATAA
- the tnpB gene encoding IS200/IS605 family element RNA-guided endonuclease TnpB, whose translation MLKAYKYRIYPTDEQKLLLAKTFGCCRWFYNHSLNLTNETYKATGKGLSRNEIINKLPELKKENEWLTEAPSQTLQQVALDLSSAFLNFFEKRCSIPKFKKKGNKQSVRFPQGIKLDGDYLTLPKLKKVYCKVSRLPVGKLKSVTVSMTSSGKYFASCLYDDGQDLPEQNSEGKAVGIDLGVKDFAITSDGSKYGNPNHYRKYEQKLAKKQKRLAKKQKGSNNRNKARKAVAKVHEKITRCREDFLHKLSRKLVDENQVVCVENLAVKNIVGNHKLAKSISDCGWGQFCTMLKYKAEWEGKYYIEVDRFFPSSKTCNHCLHQVDNLSLDIRSWQCPKCGTIHDRDVNAAKNIRDEGLRILAVGHIASASGERVRPSKGTAFVRHRSGKEESLVTSQG comes from the coding sequence ATGTTAAAAGCATACAAATATAGAATCTATCCTACTGATGAGCAAAAACTCTTACTCGCTAAGACTTTTGGTTGCTGTCGTTGGTTCTATAACCATAGCTTAAATTTAACTAATGAAACTTACAAAGCAACAGGTAAAGGGTTAAGTCGTAATGAAATCATTAATAAACTACCTGAGTTAAAGAAAGAGAATGAATGGCTAACGGAAGCTCCATCTCAGACTTTACAGCAAGTAGCTTTAGATTTAAGCAGTGCTTTCCTAAATTTCTTTGAGAAACGATGCTCAATTCCTAAATTCAAGAAAAAAGGCAATAAGCAATCAGTTCGATTCCCACAAGGAATTAAACTTGACGGTGATTACTTGACTTTACCTAAATTAAAAAAAGTTTACTGTAAGGTATCTCGTTTGCCAGTCGGTAAACTAAAATCGGTTACGGTATCCATGACTTCATCGGGGAAGTATTTTGCTTCTTGTCTCTATGATGATGGGCAAGACTTACCAGAGCAAAACTCAGAAGGTAAAGCAGTGGGTATTGATTTGGGAGTAAAAGATTTTGCCATTACCAGTGATGGTAGCAAATATGGTAATCCTAATCATTACCGTAAATACGAGCAGAAATTAGCTAAAAAACAAAAACGATTAGCTAAGAAACAGAAAGGTTCTAATAACCGCAATAAAGCAAGAAAGGCAGTTGCTAAAGTACATGAAAAAATAACTAGATGTAGAGAAGATTTTTTACATAAACTAAGTCGTAAATTAGTGGACGAAAACCAAGTCGTATGTGTTGAGAATCTGGCGGTAAAAAACATCGTAGGAAACCACAAGTTAGCTAAATCAATTAGTGATTGTGGTTGGGGGCAATTCTGCACTATGCTGAAATATAAAGCAGAATGGGAAGGGAAATATTACATCGAAGTGGATAGATTCTTTCCTAGTTCCAAAACCTGTAATCACTGCTTACATCAAGTAGATAACTTAAGTTTGGATATTCGTAGTTGGCAATGTCCTAAATGTGGAACAATACATGACAGGGACGTGAATGCGGCGAAAAATATCAGAGATGAAGGTTTACGAATTTTGGCGGTAGGGCATATCGCTTCAGCTTCTGGAGAAAGAGTAAGACCGAGCAAAGGTACTGCTTTTGTAAGGCATCGTTCGGGGAAGGAAGAATCCCTCGTTACATCGCAAGGTTAA
- a CDS encoding SRPBCC family protein → MTNWLEHSVQIEVNAPIDLVWSLWSDLEQMPQWMKWIDSVHILADDPDLSRWRLASGGFEFSWLSRIVKLEKNQIIQWESVDGLPNRGAVRFYDRHSNNSIVRLTVAYAIPGIIGKLMDNLFLGQVVESTLKADLERFKNYIETKKSKLS, encoded by the coding sequence ATGACAAATTGGCTCGAACATAGTGTACAAATAGAAGTAAACGCCCCTATTGACTTGGTTTGGAGTTTATGGTCTGATTTGGAACAGATGCCCCAATGGATGAAATGGATTGATTCTGTTCATATTTTAGCTGATGATCCTGACTTGTCTCGTTGGCGATTAGCTAGTGGTGGGTTTGAATTTAGTTGGTTATCTCGCATCGTTAAATTAGAGAAAAATCAAATTATTCAATGGGAATCCGTTGATGGTTTACCTAATCGGGGGGCAGTGCGTTTTTATGATCGCCATTCTAATAATAGTATTGTTCGTTTGACGGTGGCTTATGCTATACCTGGTATCATCGGCAAATTAATGGATAATCTTTTTCTGGGGCAAGTAGTAGAATCTACTTTGAAGGCGGACTTGGAAAGATTTAAAAATTATATCGAGACAAAGAAAAGTAAATTATCTTGA
- a CDS encoding DEAD/DEAH box helicase: MNSIKLDFNTIFPYQLDEFQQEAISYLDENKSVVVTAPTGSGKTMIGEYAIYRALTNGKRVFYTTPLKALSNQKFRDFQDKFGQTWLENSGVYAEIGLITGDTIINPNAPVVIMTTEIFRNMLYSTPIGEVGTSVQDVQTVVLDECHYISDMSRGTVWEESIIYCPSHIQLVALSATIGNPEDLCRWINSVRKANLQQGKISECVLVNSDFRPVPLKFYFSHSRGLFPLFSEKNSQNLKLNSQLKRLLATNKRGRFSQRDCPSIKTIVQQLSNNNMLPAIYIIFSRRGCDQAVESLSYLNLVTVEESRKILLYLLYFLMIENLELQAKIIEFAKKEHEIAYNKIIDFIANEKEAGEALVDYLIDKPIFKERLLRFLAEHSEVARTNQIEPLTRGIASHHAGILPAWKELVERLFELGLVKIVFATATLAAGINMPARTTVISALKKRSDDGHRLLTPSEFLQIAGRAGRRGMDKVGYVVTVQTPFEGALVASKLAKATPEPLRSQFTPSYGMVLNLLQKHSIEEAKELLELSFAEYLAEIQLSPQEDAIASYTTEITRLDISLADFNSKEITAYEKLKERRKQEKKVLKLFERNWLQQKQKSILPQLEDLEIGNILDLSRHHKKNAYETQGVFVNYVVNGNQRFLLCLGKDNKWYLASFTDVVDINSGRIPHSLIEKLYLPETPEIRAGMINPGDEESLTVSQLIAEYAQESAPPSEEIIYQIQRIEEVENAIASHPLDKIDNINQIVKNNRKRQQLKQELSRIQSQYQRYKANSSYYWQEFLALIEILREFGALEGYQPTALGIAAATIRGENELWLGLALTSHRLDYLTPHHLAGVITALTTESLRSDTWVSYQPSPEVLDALGVQKIDDVSYSPESELWEIRRKLYQAQTRRDISMPVWLERDLIGLAEAWCLGASWEEICNNTTLDEGDIVRVLRRTVDVLVQIPQVPSLDFSLIQTAKEAAKSMKRFPI, from the coding sequence ATGAACTCAATTAAACTCGATTTTAATACTATTTTCCCTTATCAATTGGATGAATTTCAACAGGAAGCTATTAGCTATTTAGACGAAAATAAGTCTGTTGTCGTCACTGCCCCTACGGGTTCAGGAAAAACCATGATAGGAGAATATGCGATTTATCGAGCTTTAACTAATGGTAAAAGAGTTTTTTATACGACTCCTTTAAAAGCCCTTTCTAATCAGAAATTTAGAGATTTTCAGGATAAATTTGGACAGACTTGGCTAGAAAATTCAGGAGTTTATGCAGAAATTGGTTTAATTACTGGGGATACGATTATTAATCCTAATGCACCAGTGGTTATTATGACCACAGAAATTTTCCGTAATATGCTTTACAGTACCCCCATTGGAGAGGTAGGGACTTCTGTGCAGGATGTGCAAACAGTAGTGTTGGATGAATGTCATTATATCAGTGATATGTCTAGGGGAACTGTATGGGAAGAATCAATTATTTACTGCCCTTCTCATATTCAATTAGTAGCATTGTCAGCAACTATTGGTAATCCTGAAGATTTATGTCGATGGATAAATAGTGTGCGTAAAGCGAATTTACAACAAGGAAAAATCAGTGAGTGTGTTTTAGTAAATTCTGATTTTCGTCCTGTACCTCTTAAGTTTTATTTTAGTCATAGTCGGGGTTTATTTCCTCTTTTCAGTGAAAAAAATTCTCAAAATCTTAAGTTAAATTCCCAATTAAAAAGGTTATTAGCTACTAATAAAAGAGGTAGATTTAGTCAAAGGGATTGTCCTAGTATTAAAACGATTGTGCAACAATTAAGTAATAATAATATGCTCCCGGCTATCTATATAATTTTTAGTCGTAGGGGTTGTGATCAAGCCGTAGAATCTCTTAGTTATCTAAATTTAGTTACAGTAGAAGAAAGTAGAAAAATATTGCTTTATTTGCTTTATTTTCTCATGATAGAAAATTTAGAACTACAGGCTAAGATTATTGAATTTGCTAAAAAAGAACATGAAATTGCTTATAACAAGATTATTGATTTTATTGCTAATGAAAAAGAAGCAGGGGAAGCATTAGTTGACTATTTAATTGATAAGCCAATTTTTAAGGAGCGTTTATTAAGATTTTTAGCAGAACATAGTGAGGTAGCTAGAACTAATCAAATAGAACCTTTAACAAGAGGGATTGCTTCTCATCATGCTGGAATTTTACCTGCTTGGAAGGAGTTAGTAGAAAGATTGTTTGAATTGGGATTAGTTAAAATTGTTTTTGCTACGGCAACTTTGGCGGCGGGTATTAATATGCCTGCGAGAACAACGGTTATTTCTGCTTTGAAAAAACGTAGTGATGATGGACACCGTTTATTAACTCCTTCTGAGTTCTTGCAAATTGCTGGGAGGGCTGGTAGAAGGGGCATGGATAAGGTGGGGTATGTGGTGACAGTTCAAACTCCTTTTGAGGGGGCTTTAGTGGCTTCTAAATTGGCAAAAGCAACTCCTGAACCTTTACGCAGTCAGTTTACTCCTAGTTACGGCATGGTTTTGAATTTATTGCAGAAACATTCGATTGAGGAAGCAAAGGAGTTATTAGAGCTTAGTTTTGCAGAGTATTTAGCGGAAATTCAGTTATCCCCCCAAGAAGATGCGATCGCATCTTACACTACAGAAATAACTAGATTAGACATAAGTTTAGCGGACTTTAATAGTAAAGAGATTACAGCTTATGAAAAATTAAAGGAAAGAAGAAAGCAAGAAAAAAAAGTACTCAAATTATTTGAGAGAAATTGGTTGCAACAAAAACAGAAATCGATTCTTCCCCAATTAGAAGATTTAGAAATTGGTAATATTCTTGATTTAAGTCGTCATCATAAGAAAAATGCCTATGAAACTCAAGGAGTTTTTGTTAACTATGTAGTTAATGGTAATCAAAGATTTTTGCTTTGTTTAGGGAAAGATAATAAATGGTATCTCGCTTCTTTCACTGATGTGGTGGATATTAACAGTGGTAGAATACCCCATTCTTTGATTGAAAAATTATATCTCCCAGAAACTCCGGAAATTAGGGCAGGGATGATTAATCCGGGTGATGAGGAATCTTTAACGGTTTCTCAATTAATTGCCGAATATGCCCAAGAAAGTGCACCCCCTAGCGAAGAAATTATTTATCAAATTCAACGTATCGAAGAAGTAGAAAATGCGATCGCATCTCATCCTTTAGATAAAATAGATAACATCAATCAAATTGTCAAAAACAATCGTAAGCGACAACAACTCAAACAAGAATTAAGCAGAATTCAAAGTCAATATCAACGCTATAAGGCAAATAGTTCCTATTATTGGCAAGAATTTCTTGCTTTAATCGAAATATTGAGAGAATTTGGAGCATTAGAAGGCTATCAACCCACAGCCTTGGGAATCGCCGCCGCTACTATTAGGGGAGAAAACGAATTATGGCTAGGATTAGCTTTAACATCCCATCGATTAGATTATTTGACACCTCATCACCTTGCAGGAGTCATCACCGCTCTAACCACAGAATCATTACGCTCTGATACATGGGTAAGTTATCAACCATCTCCAGAAGTATTAGACGCTTTAGGGGTTCAAAAAATAGACGATGTGAGTTATAGTCCAGAATCAGAATTATGGGAAATCCGTCGCAAATTGTATCAGGCACAAACAAGACGAGATATTTCTATGCCCGTGTGGTTAGAAAGAGATTTAATCGGATTAGCCGAAGCATGGTGTTTAGGGGCTAGTTGGGAAGAAATTTGCAACAATACAACCCTTGATGAAGGAGACATCGTTCGAGTTTTAAGGCGCACTGTGGATGTGTTAGTGCAGATACCTCAAGTGCCTAGCCTAGATTTTAGTTTAATTCAAACAGCGAAAGAAGCCGCAAAATCCATGAAACGTTTTCCCATATAA
- a CDS encoding response regulator transcription factor, translating to MSEVEKILLVDDEPGIRESVQAYLSCNDDWDVKVASNAKEAWEKIQEDIPDLIISDIMMPEVDGLQFLAQLRQDSRYSNVPVVFLTAKGMTSDRIEGYTAGCDAYLPKPFDPDELEAIVANLLAKRRNSKENEGSSNVQLDELLRDVKDIKDRLEGSGKFTTVDSPIKIDLTPREQSVLDLVAQGLMNKEIAKTLDTSVRNVEKYVSRLFSKTGTNSRTELVRFALKQGLTE from the coding sequence ATGTCTGAAGTGGAAAAAATTTTGTTAGTAGATGATGAACCAGGAATAAGAGAGTCTGTACAAGCCTACTTAAGTTGTAATGATGATTGGGATGTGAAAGTAGCTAGTAATGCAAAAGAAGCGTGGGAAAAAATACAAGAGGATATTCCCGATTTAATTATTTCCGATATTATGATGCCTGAAGTTGACGGCTTACAGTTTCTTGCTCAGTTACGTCAAGATAGTCGTTATAGTAATGTGCCAGTAGTGTTTTTGACTGCCAAAGGTATGACAAGCGATCGCATCGAGGGATATACGGCGGGATGTGATGCTTATTTACCAAAACCTTTTGATCCTGATGAATTAGAAGCCATTGTGGCTAATTTACTGGCAAAAAGGAGAAATAGTAAAGAAAATGAAGGATCTAGCAATGTGCAGTTAGATGAGTTATTAAGAGATGTTAAGGATATTAAAGATCGCTTAGAAGGTAGTGGAAAATTTACAACGGTGGACTCTCCCATCAAAATTGATTTAACTCCCAGAGAGCAAAGTGTTTTAGACTTAGTAGCACAGGGATTAATGAATAAAGAAATAGCTAAAACCTTAGACACAAGTGTCCGTAATGTGGAAAAATATGTTAGTCGTTTGTTTAGTAAAACAGGTACAAATAGTCGTACTGAGTTAGTAAGATTTGCGTTGAAACAAGGATTGACCGAATGA